A single region of the Xiphophorus maculatus strain JP 163 A chromosome 3, X_maculatus-5.0-male, whole genome shotgun sequence genome encodes:
- the LOC102234558 gene encoding protein lifeguard 1-like: MEQTNSSTDEGYELRPPPYSPSNYEQNSYSGMAYQVGKGNIAVISPPESYNNMIHPEDPPAFGGDQYGDQAPPLYASESEEIGFSVAAIRRGFIRKVYLTLMIQLLLTVGIICAFLYWDTLKTWVHENYWFSYTMMSVVVVLILVLSCCDNIRRQVPLNFIALGLFTVAEGLMLGSVAAYYEAEAVLWAMGATALVSFGMSLFAMQSKWDFTAGAGCLWMFAWSLFSFLLMCAIIRSQFLYIFYAYLGTVLFSLYLVFDTQLILGGKHRKYEISPEEYVFAALNLYLDIVTLFLLLLQIINFCR, translated from the exons ATGGAGCAAACAAATAGCAGCACCGATGAAGGATACGAACTTCGCCCTCCTCCCTACAGCCCTTCGAACTATGAACAAAACTCCTACTCAGGAATGGCATACCAG GTTGGCAAGGGGAACATTGCAGTCATCTCCCCTCCTGAGTCCTACAACAACATGATCCATCCGGAGGACCCACCTGCATTTGGAGGTGACCAGTATGGTGATCAGGCTCCGCCTTTATACGCCAGCGAATCAGAGGAGATTGGTTTCAGTGTCGCTGCGATACGGCGAG GTTTTATACGGAAAGTCTACCTGACCTTGATGATTCAGCTGCTGCTTACTGTTGGGATCATCTGCGCCTTTCTTTACTG GGACACACTGAAGACTTGGGTTCATGAGAACTACTGGTTCTCCTACACCATGAT GTCAGTGGTGGTGGTCCTTATTCTGGTTTTGTCCTGCTGTGATAACATCCGTCGCCAAGTGCCCCTCAATTTTATAGCTCTGGGTTTGTTT acTGTCGCAGAGGGCCTGATGCTTGGATCTGTGGCAGC GTATTATGAAGCCGAGGCAGTTCTGTGGGCTATGGGCGCGACGGCTCTTGTTTCCTTTGGCATGAGTCTATTTGCCATGCAGTCAAAG TGGGACTTTACCGCTGGAGCTGGGTGCTTGTGGATGTTTGCCTGGtccttattttcctttttactgATGTGTGCCATCATCCGATCACAG TTTCTCTACATCTTCTACGCCTACCTGGGAACTGTGCTGTTTTCTTTA TACTTGGTGTTTGACACTCAGCTAATTCTCGGGGGGAAACACAGGAAGTATGAAATCTCTCCTGAGGAGTACGTGTTTGCTGCTCTCAACCTCTATCTGGACATCGTTACCttgttcctcctcctgctgcaaatCATTAACTTCTGTCGTTGA